The following are encoded together in the Anopheles nili chromosome 3, idAnoNiliSN_F5_01, whole genome shotgun sequence genome:
- the LOC128725102 gene encoding collagen alpha-1(XI) chain-like has protein sequence MQQMHPRRESFHRHRRGRRKRPASGPPRGGLSVLSEATNVMLAALVVVVVVIGGLITYADAEPRADDLVDMIEQFGMPSLPSGISPSVGMCNGSRNQYQSHPEPAYNLNQDTVLSIPTVASFPAGFPIDFSLLVALRASPNLERAPLFAVYSSDSEETLMLMVGRDVALYYYDGNPEDDEQDQYQNMVSFGVSVDDGRWHRLGLSVKGNSVTLILDCGTQITRPLNRREGVQLTTDGLILTGLQLNEDNGFFTGDLQLFMIANTPDEAYNICTQYAPDCPGGTSSGTGSSTTSTRTVTVQTTRTVTNGTAGSVVRTQSSTSGRTSSQAAAGASIRDQVLRESVSVTGGGSSGSSRGKHSASASSVRDFVDLYGDGEGLEVIGDDEDYYNNLEFGGDLSRVTTPQENGETTQNRTVVIPGAYDQLRPGVLPLPEPEYDAAPGAGSRPSGAGGTTSTARPTIDRANRTRPLDPGTGQGPEFEDEEERSVGFPAQPTVTVIGGVKTVRGPRGPPGDPGPKGEPGRDGLSGQGGPSGPPGHVFMMPLTSAGNEKGPDSQAEALRQMLSQHMTAMRGADGPMGLTGVPGVVGPPGPEGAKGEPGDAGEPGPIGPRGTVGTKGREGRRGRSGRDGERGATGLQGVKGEQGPIGLPGFPGEKGERGRQGTVGEKGSQGHDGAQGEDGPPGLPGLPGELGPRGFSGPRGFPGPSGNPGLPGSEGVAGSKGNPGPQGQPGAPGQTGSPGPVGPPGPQGNLGPPGIPGPHGKPGLPGLPGADGPPGRDGNPGIAGPKGDVGPQGVQGPIGFPGNRGPKGDDGERGAAGDKGEKGEQGHDGDKGDMGPPGERGHPGTTGAHGSEGPEGPKGFEGPRGETGMMGLTGDKGKQGVQGFPGYPGPPGDKGDKGSSGMSGMPGEKGERGNTGLQGERGEVGPRGFRGPRGRRGADGTTGPKGDTGQPGSPGAQGEIGMQGPEGPRGFIGLPGPPGNNGKDGPLGASGERGPPGENGNPGPIGAPGVVGPQGPTGEPGPVGEPGIPGLPGLPGEPGVPGDTGKEGQSGPPGPPGKNGPQGGQGLPGFPGERGMLGMPGLPGLKGELGLPGLSGPVGDKGQPGEPGKEGPPGGEGRPGPPGPPGPSGAKGERGELGLVGPVGRDGLPGQRGLAGPPGPVGPPGEDGDKGDMGPPGEKGFKGAQGEAGPVGSPGSQGSRGEPGAIGAPGEKGPPGEIGRTGPKGEDGPTGLPGSPGPAGPQGMPGPPGMKGGRGDDGPQGTVGPAGPPGEPGRRGPRGAEGGPGAPGSPGPQGIAGEPGTQGPPGPIGPEGKEGEKGSIGPKGEEGKSGPPGPPGKRGQPGLEGPKGVAGPPGFPGNPGEPGLVGAKGDIGKDGDDGKQGEPGLSGEPGPPGPAGEIGPPGKLGPEGPAGLQGTTGLVGEKGDRGMVGPPGNQGLTGPQGMPGVQGPPGLRGSPGPSGEIGPVGKPGDSGAPGKTGELGAKGPKGDRGRRGLKGHRGELGLVGLKGDAGEKGDKGVRGLVGGEGPKGEPGPLGPIGLKGNDGPQGPPGHDGPLGPKGTEGVAGLRGEPGPPGLPGPPGPPADAPLIPPELLFRMNEFTMTKGEDRQKREAGDLVDDELLEVDDFDEELLKVEPRKKSKKKKTKAKADLGPKFLDMYSSIYSMRQELDRIRKPVGTRENPGRTCRDLHHGHPQFKDGWYWIDPNLGMGDDAVYVFCNMTAAGETCVFPDIHSSQMPTIPWRKENDKTDWYSNLRGGFRISYETVGTVQMTFLRLLSQEAYQNFTYACMNSVAWYSTKDESYDSAIRFLGENEIDIGYENSKIKPTVLVDGCKTGRSKSETVFEVRTPKLQYLPIVDFYPIDYGLPQQAFGFQVGPVCFK, from the exons ATGCAGCAGATGCATCCGAGGCGCGAGTccttccaccggcaccgcagGGGTCGGAGGAAGCGACCCGCCTCGGGGCCACCCCGTGGAGGGCTTAGTGTGTTAAGTGAAGCAACGAATGTGATGCTGGCCgctctcgtcgtcgtcgtcgtcgtcattggGGGCTTGATTACGTACGCAGATGCCGAGCCTCGGGCGG ATGACCTGGTCGACATGATCGAGCAGTTCGGCATGCCGAGCCTTCCGTCGGGTATATCACCTTCGGTGGGTATGTGTAACGGCAGCCGAAACCAGTACCAGTCACACCCGGAACCCGCCTACAACCTCAACCAGGACACGGTACTTAGCATCCCGACGGTGGCGAGCTTTCCGGCCGGATTTCCGATCGATTTCTCGCTACTGGTGGCACTTCGAGCGAGTCCTAACCTTGAGCGAGCGCCTCTATTTGCGGTGTACTCGAGTGATTCAGAGGAGACactgatgctgatggtgggcCGAGACGTCGCGTTGTACTACTACGACGGTAACCCAGAGGATGACGAGCAGGACCAGTACCAGAACATGGTCAGCTTCGGTGTCAGTGTGGATGATGGTCGGTGGCACCGGCTCGGGTTGAGTGTGAAGGGAAACTCAGTCACACTGATCCTGGACTGTGGGACACAGATCACACGACCTTTGAACCGTCGGGAAGGTGTACAGCTGACAACGGACGGGCTCATCCTCACTGGATTGCAGTTGAATGAGGACAACGGTTTCTTTACG GGTGATCTTCAACTTTTTATGATCGCAAACACCCCGGACGAGGCGTACAACATCTGCACGCAGTACGCACCGGATTGCCCAGGTGGAACGTCCAGTGGAACTGGATCTTCCACGACGTCAACTCGCACCGTCACCGTTCAAACCACTCGGACCGTAACCAACGGTACGGCAGGATCCGTGGTTCGCACGCAAAGCAGCACCAGTGGCAGGACCTCTTCACAGGCGGCGGCTGGTGCGAGCATTCGTGATCAAGTGCTGAGAGAATCGGTCTCTGTCACCGGTGGCGGAAGTTCGGGAAGTTCACGTGGGAAACACTCGGCATCAGCGAGTTCCGTTCGAGACTTTGTGGATCTGTACGGTGACGGAGAAGGACTCGAGGTGATCGGAGATGATGAGGATTACTACAACAACCTCGAGTTCGGTGGGGATCTTAGCCGAGTCACGACACCACAGGAGAATGGGGAGACGACCCAAAACCGCACGGTTGTCATTCCTGGGGCTTACGATCAGCTGCGTCCAGGAGTGCTGCCTTTACCCGAACCGGAGTACGATGCAGCACCAGGTGCCGGTTCCAGACCGAGTGGTGCCGGTGGAACTACGTCGACAGCACGACCTACCATCGATAGAGCGAACCGCACACGTCCGTTAGATCCTGGCACAGGTCAAGGGCCGGAATTCGAAGATGAAGAG GAGCGATCGGTAGGATTTCCTGCGCAACCGACCGTCACCGTGATCGGTGGAGTGAAGACAGTTCGAGGACCACGAGGACCTCCGGGTGATCCTGGTCCAAAGGGTGAACCCGGACGAGATGGGTTGAGCGGCCAGGGCGGCCCATCGGGACCACCAGGACACGTGTTTATGATGCCACTCACTTCGGCCGGAAACGAAAAAGGACCAGACTCGCAAGCGGAAGCCCTCCGACAGATGCTTTCCCAGCATATGACGGCGATGCGTGGTGCAGATGGGCCAATGGGTCTGACCGGAGTACCGGGGGTCGTGGGGCCACCAGGACCGGAAGGAGCCAAAGGTGAACCGGGTGATGCTGGAGAACCG GGACCGATCGGACCACGAGGAACCGTCGGAACGAAGGGCCGTGAAGGACGCCGTGGACGATCGGGAAGGGATGGTGAACGTGGTGCCACCGGGTTACAAGGCGTCAAGGGCGAACAAGGTCCAATCGGGCTGCCTGGGTTCCCGGGTGAAAAGGGCGAGCGTGGTCGACAGGGAACGGTTGGCGAGAAAGGCAGTCAAGGACACGATGGCGCTCAAGGCGAGGATGGACCACCGGGACTGCCCGGACTTCCGGGAGAGCTGGGACCGCGAGGATTCTCAGGACCACGCGGATTTCCTGGTCCATCGGGAAATCCTGGTCTTCCCGGATCGGAAGGAGTGGCCGGTTCGAAGGGCAACCCCGGACCACAAGGTCAACCGGGTGCACCGGGTCAGACGGGATCTCCCGGACCGGTAGGACCTCCTGGACCACAGGGAAATCTCGGACCACCGGGTATTCCGGGTCCACACGGGAAACCGGGTCTCCCCGGGTTACCTGGAGCCGATGGACCACCGGGTCGGGATGGGAATCCTGGAATCGCAGGACCAAAAGGAGACGTAGGACCGCAAGGTGTCCAAGGGCCGATTGGTTTCCCCGGTAACAGAGGCCCCAAGGGTGATGATGGCGAGCGAGGTGCGGCCGGTGATAAGGGAGAAAAGGGCGAACAAGGACACGACGGTGATAAGGGTGATATGGGACCGCCGGGCGAGCGGGGTCATCCTGGAACGACGGGAGCACATGGATCGGAGGGACCCGAAGGACCGAAGGGTTTCGAAGGACCACGTGGTGAAACCGGCATGATGGGATTGACCGGTGACAAGGGCAAGCAGGGAGTGCAGGGTTTCCCGGGTTACCCAGGACCACCGGGAGACAAGGGTGATAAGGGCTCCTCTGGGATGTCCGGTATGCCGGGTGAGAAGGGTGAACGG GGCAACACTGGATTGCAAGGTGAACGGGGAGAGGTCGGCCCACGG GGCTTCCGAGGACCACGTGGTAGACGAGGCGCAGACGGAACCACAGGACCAAAAGGAGACACCGGTCAGCCAGGATCGCCGGGAGCGCAAGGTGAAATCGGCATGCAAGGACCCGAAGGACCACGAGGCTTTATCGGACTTCCGGGACCACCCGGGAACAACGGCAAGGATGGTCCACTAGGAGCATCGGGAGAACGAGGACCTCCG GGTGAAAACGGAAATCCGGGCCCTATCGGTGCTCCTGGCGTCGTTGGACCTCAGGGACCAACAGGCGAACCCGGACCAGTAGGAGAGCCGGGCATTCCGGGACTTCCAGGATTACCCGGAGAACCGGGCGTCCCTGGCGACACTGGCAAGGAGGGTCAATCTGGACCACCAGGACCACCGGGAAAGAACGGACCCCAAGGTGGTCAAGGATTGCCAGGATTCCCGGGTGAGCGCGGTATGCTAGGTATGCCAGGATTACCTGGCCTTAAGGGGGAGCTTGGATTGCCCGGACTCTCGGGACCGGTTGGTGATAAGGGTCAGCCGGGCGAGCCAGGCAAAGAGGGACCTCCTGGGGGCGAAGGACGTCCGGGACCACCTGGTCCACCGGGTCCTTCGGGTGCAAAAGGCGAGCGTGGTGAGTTGGGACTAGTTGGACCGGTTGGACGCGATGGTTTGCCAGGCCAACGGGGTCTTGCAGGACCACCCGGTCCAGTGGGACCTCCGGGCGAGGATGGAGACAAGGGCGACATGGGACCACCGGGTGAGAAGGGCTTCAAAGGGGCCCAAGGTGAAGCG GGACCCGTTGGATCACCAGGATCGCAAGGAAGCCGCGGTGAACCGGGTGCTATTGGTGCACCGggtgaaaaaggacctccggGTGAAATTGGACGCACGGGACCGAAAGGCGAGGATGGTCCCACAGGTCTTCCAGGATCGCCTGGACCAGCTGGACCCCAAGGAATGCCAGGACCACCGGGCATGAAGGGTGGTCGTGGAGATGACGGACCTCAAGGAACGGTTGGACCCGCTGGACCACCGGGTGAACCGGGTCGTCGGGGACCACGAGGTGCCGAAGGAGGACCGGGTGCACCAGGATCACCAGGACCGCAAGGAATTGCGGGTGAACCTGGCACACAAGGACCTCCAGGACCGATTGGTCCCGAGGGCAAGGAAGGTGAGAAAGGCTCGATCGGACCTAAAGGCGAAGAGGGCAAATCGGGTCCTCCAGGACCACCGGGCAAACGTGGCCAACCGGGTCTCGAAGGTCCGAAAGGAGTGGCCGGTCCACCCGGGTTCCCTGGCAATCCCGGAGAACCGGGTTTGGTCGGAGCGAAGGGCGACATTGGTAAGGACGGAGACGATGGCAAGCAAGGTGAACCGGGTCTTTCGGGAGAGCCAGGTCCTCCGGGACCGGCCGGTGAGATAGGACCTCCGGGCAAACTCGGTCCAGAAGGTCCTGCGGGTCTTCAAGGTACGACGGGATTGGTTGGTGAAAAGGGCGACCGAGGAATGGTCGGACCCCCGGGCAATCAGGGACTCACCGGACCACAAGGAATGCCCGGTGTTCAAGGTCCTCCAGGTCTGCGAGGATCCCCAGGACCATCG GGTGAAATCGGCCCTGTAGGAAAACCGGGCGATAGCGGAGCACCTGGCAAGACGGGCGAATTGGGTGCCAAAGGACCAAAGGGTGATCGAGGCCGACGCGGACTTAAAGGACATCGCGGAGAGCTCGGACTTGTCGGGCTCAAGGGTGACGCCGGTGAGAAGGGCGACAAAGGTGTCCGAGGACTCGTGGGTGGCGAAGGTCCGAAGGGCGAACCAGGACCTCTTGGACCTATTGGGCTCAAGGGTAACGATGGACCGCAAGGACCACCCGGACATGACGGACCACTCGGACCCAAGGGCACGGAAGGTGTCGCAGGATTGCGCGGTGAACCGGGCCCACCGGGACTTCCGGGACCACCAGGACCACCGGCGGATGCTCCACTCATCCCACCGGAGTTGCTTTTCCGCATGAACGAGTTCACCATGACGAAGGGCGAGGACCGGCAGAAGCGTGAAGCTGGCGATCTCGTGGACGATGAGCTGCTCGAGGTGGATGACTTCGACGAGGAGCTGCTGAAGGTGGAACCACgcaagaagagcaaaaagaaaaaaacgaaagcgaaggcGGACCTCGGACCGAAGTTCCTTGACATGTACAGCTCGATCTACTCGATGCGGCAGGAGTTGGATCGCATCCGGAAGCCGGTGGGAACGCGCGAAAATCCGGGCCGCACTTGCCGGGATTTGCACCACGGTCATCCGCAGTTTAAGGATG GTTGGTACTGGATCGATCCTAACCTCGGCATGGGTGACGACGCGGTGTACGTGTTCTGTAACATGACGGCGGCCGGTGAGACGTGTGTCTTCCCGGACATCCACAGTTCACAGATGCCGACAATACCGTGGCGCAAGGAGAACGACAAAACCGACTGGTACTCGAACCTTCGCGGTGGCTTTAGG ATATCGTACGAGACGGTCGGCACCGTTCAGATGACGTTCCTGCGGCTCCTGTCCCAGGAGGCGTACCAGAACTTCACGTACGCCTGCATGAACAGCGTCGCGTGGTACAgcacgaaggacgaaagctACGACAGTGCGATCCGGTTCCTGGGCGAGAACGAAATCGACATCGGGTacgaaaacagcaaaatcAAACCGACCGTCCTGGTGGACGGTTGTAAGACGGGCCGCAGCAAGAGCGAGACCGTGTTTGAGGTTCGTACGCCAAAGCTCCAGTATCTGCCGATCGTCGATTTTTATCCGATCGACTATGGGTTGCCACAGCAAGCGTTCGGTTTTCAGGTCGGGCCGGTTTGTTTCAAATAA